Proteins found in one Zea mays cultivar B73 chromosome 1, Zm-B73-REFERENCE-NAM-5.0, whole genome shotgun sequence genomic segment:
- the LOC109943496 gene encoding uncharacterized protein: protein MTTQDIYPYRRSALQLVVGSFAAAMDKSPRSIPIGSGPARADTSKDVAVVADGIRRTGIVDTSNIDYGTSRLRPRHRLCRTHDPAQRYNQVWDGLLDAIRQMQLSADELRKLSRRNHVPEYYDMVHKNALVNAMSDVTEIAKGLDTMSRDLEEVLIGPQPLLEDYEALGMYDDFKTDVHCDCTELCGSDEDNSSFDSDEIPDRRMKGPI from the exons ATGACTACACAAGATATTTATCCCTACCGGCGCTCGGCGCTCCAG CTCGTCGTAGGTTCCTTCGCCGCGGCCATGGATAAATCACCAAGATCAATTCCTATCGGATCTGGACCTGCTAGGGCCGACACAAGCAAAGATGTCGCAGTAGTTGCAGATGGGATTAGGCGCACAGGCATCGTCGACACGAGCAACATTGATTATGGCACTAGTAGATTACGTCCGCGCCATCGATTATGTAGGACACATGATCCG GCGCAGAGATATAATCAAGTTTGGGATGGTCTTTTAGACGCCATTAGACAGATGCAATTATCTGCCGATGAGTTGAGGAAGTTGAGCCGCCGCAATCATGTGCCTGAGTATTATGATATGGTGCACAAGAATGCATTGGTTAATGCCATGAGTGATGTTACTGAAATTGCAAAAGGTCTAGACACTATGAGCAGGGATTTGGAGGAAGTTCTTATTGGTCCGCAACCTCTACTTGAGGATTACGAAGCCCTTGGAATGTACGATGATTTCAAAACTGATGTTCATTGTGATTGTACTGAGCTGTGTGGTTCGGATGAAGACAACTCTTCTTTTGACTCGGATGAGATCCCTGATCGCCGTATGAAGGGCCCTATCTGA